The following proteins are co-located in the Paenibacillus sp. FSL H8-0079 genome:
- the urtC gene encoding urea ABC transporter permease subunit UrtC has protein sequence MSALLKTGSLKMRIIWAVVLIMMCLAPLISTEFRLSLLAKFLALAILAIGLDLIWGYGGVLSLGHGVFFGLGGYAMAMYLKLQASGATLPDFMGWSGLSGLPWFWEPFRSFPVAVLLGIALPALLAFALGWFTFRNRITGVYFTILTQALVLITVTLFVGKQEWTGGTNGITGYNSIFGFTLHSAGTTIALYYITLAVLVIAYVLCRRMVNSRFGQVLEAARDGENRVRFLGYDPAGYKTLAFAFSGALAGIAGMLFVLQVGIISPSMMGIVPSIEMVLWVALGGRGTLIGAVIGAVVLNAAKTGISEAYPEGWLFVIGGLFVTVVLFMPNGIVGVYRHIVRLLKRRGESAHVQVTREKPEVY, from the coding sequence ATGTCGGCATTACTCAAGACTGGCAGTCTGAAAATGAGGATTATCTGGGCGGTTGTACTGATCATGATGTGTCTCGCTCCACTGATCTCCACGGAGTTTCGTCTGAGTCTGTTAGCCAAGTTTTTGGCGCTGGCGATCCTGGCCATTGGTCTCGATCTGATCTGGGGATATGGAGGTGTACTGAGTCTAGGCCATGGTGTGTTCTTCGGTCTGGGTGGGTACGCGATGGCGATGTATTTGAAACTTCAGGCTAGCGGTGCAACACTTCCGGACTTCATGGGATGGAGTGGTCTCAGCGGCCTGCCGTGGTTCTGGGAACCGTTTCGCTCTTTCCCGGTGGCGGTGTTATTGGGGATAGCCCTTCCCGCATTGCTCGCCTTTGCTCTGGGCTGGTTTACATTCCGTAACCGGATTACCGGTGTATATTTTACGATCCTGACGCAAGCCCTGGTTCTCATTACGGTGACATTGTTTGTGGGCAAACAGGAATGGACGGGCGGAACGAATGGCATTACCGGGTATAATTCGATCTTTGGATTTACACTTCATTCCGCAGGAACAACGATTGCTCTCTATTATATAACGCTTGCTGTTCTGGTGATTGCTTATGTGCTGTGTCGTCGAATGGTGAACAGCCGGTTCGGTCAGGTGCTGGAAGCTGCGCGGGATGGAGAGAATCGGGTGCGATTTCTCGGATATGATCCGGCAGGATATAAAACACTGGCTTTTGCTTTTTCCGGTGCGCTTGCAGGCATCGCGGGCATGTTGTTTGTTCTTCAGGTCGGTATTATCTCGCCATCGATGATGGGGATTGTGCCTTCTATTGAGATGGTCCTGTGGGTTGCGCTGGGTGGTCGAGGTACGCTTATTGGAGCGGTCATCGGAGCAGTGGTGCTGAATGCAGCCAAAACAGGCATAAGCGAGGCTTACCCTGAAGGGTGGCTGTTCGTCATTGGTGGGCTCTTTGTAACGGTAGTCTTGTTCATGCCAAACGGAATTGTAGGTGTATATCGTCATATCGTTCGTTTGCTGAAGCGGAGAGGAGAGAGTGCACATGTCCAAGTCACGCGGGAAAAACCTGAAGTCTACTGA
- the urtD gene encoding urea ABC transporter ATP-binding protein UrtD, with amino-acid sequence MSKSRGKNLKSTEESTVLVAEDITVAFGGFVAVKGMNLKLHEHDLHFLIGPNGAGKTTMLDVICGKTKPMSGSVKMADGTELTRIREHQIVRKGVGRKFQAPSIFAGLTVQENLTLAAETRRSPLQAIGIRRYGKMSAAMEHISLQIGLQDRINARAGALSHGEKQWLEIGMLLLQEPRVLLLDEPAAGMTDEETHKTGRLLQEIARERSVVVVEHDMEFVREFAAKVTVMHEGKLLKEGTMAEVQADPKVAEVYLGKRRDDHAVAATN; translated from the coding sequence ATGTCCAAGTCACGCGGGAAAAACCTGAAGTCTACTGAGGAGTCAACGGTGTTGGTAGCGGAGGATATAACGGTAGCCTTTGGTGGGTTCGTTGCTGTCAAAGGCATGAATCTGAAGCTGCATGAGCATGACCTGCATTTTCTGATTGGACCGAATGGTGCAGGGAAAACGACGATGCTGGATGTGATATGTGGCAAAACCAAACCCATGTCCGGCTCGGTAAAGATGGCGGATGGTACGGAATTGACCCGAATAAGGGAGCACCAGATTGTTCGTAAAGGGGTAGGACGCAAATTCCAGGCGCCATCGATCTTTGCGGGTCTGACGGTGCAGGAGAATCTGACATTGGCGGCGGAGACTCGTCGTTCCCCTTTGCAAGCCATCGGTATTCGACGATATGGGAAGATGAGTGCTGCCATGGAGCATATTAGCCTCCAGATTGGTCTGCAAGACCGCATTAACGCCCGTGCAGGAGCATTATCCCACGGGGAGAAGCAGTGGCTGGAGATCGGCATGTTGCTCTTGCAGGAGCCTCGTGTGTTGTTGCTGGACGAACCAGCCGCAGGCATGACGGATGAAGAAACACACAAGACGGGGCGACTTCTGCAAGAGATTGCGCGTGAGCGCTCAGTTGTGGTGGTGGAGCATGATATGGAGTTTGTACGAGAGTTCGCAGCCAAGGTGACCGTGATGCATGAAGGTAAACTGTTGAAGGAAGGTACGATGGCGGAAGTACAGGCGGATCCGAAAGTGGCAGAAGTGTATCTGGGCAAAAGGAGGGATGACCATGCTGTCGCTGCAACGAATTGA